One part of the Brachyspira sp. SAP_772 genome encodes these proteins:
- a CDS encoding peptide ABC transporter substrate-binding protein, with translation MKKSVYIIFLVLSIISCNNNNKTSSNNEISISLGGEPKTLDPTLNSLSFGSIYMIHFFEGLTKKDKNDNVAAGMAKRWDISQDGLTYTFYLRDEAKWSDGEKLKAQDFEYALKRVADPKTAAAYSHMVNIVKNGSLVISGKTNVDALGVRAIDDNTLEIVLENPTPYFLEYLSVSSAYFPVRKDIVEKYGDDWSRNPETYIVNGAYVMTERKTDEKIVMKVNTNYYDKDSIVAKKINVIIMSDSNTSLAAIKTGDIQFSVIEAPLGEISTLIKENYILQEPAYGIYFLEINSQKGVLTNKNIRKALALAFDRNYIISNITKMNQTPAYAFVPYGMKDSTGKDFRENGSNYLDLGSYSENIKEAKSLMELSGYTNGENFPVLEIRTTPGYFTLICEAMQEMYKENLGIDVTIKSEEYNETFQAMVEKNYDLARSGWTADYSDPLAMISFFSEVSAVNHSGFSSKEFNDLLKFSSSTTNTEERIKALHEAEDLIFDYMPVIPIIYRMDPFMINPKLKGAIFNPLGRYRFHYAYLEQ, from the coding sequence ATGAAAAAATCTGTATACATTATTTTTTTAGTACTATCAATAATTTCATGCAATAACAACAACAAAACTTCATCAAACAATGAAATATCTATATCGCTTGGCGGAGAACCTAAAACTTTAGACCCTACGCTAAACTCACTTAGTTTCGGCTCAATATATATGATACATTTCTTTGAAGGGCTTACAAAAAAAGATAAAAATGACAATGTTGCAGCTGGTATGGCTAAAAGATGGGATATATCTCAAGACGGTCTCACATACACTTTTTATTTAAGAGATGAGGCTAAATGGTCTGACGGCGAAAAACTAAAAGCTCAAGATTTTGAATATGCTCTAAAGAGAGTAGCAGACCCTAAAACAGCAGCAGCGTACTCACATATGGTTAATATTGTAAAAAATGGAAGTTTAGTGATAAGCGGTAAAACTAATGTTGATGCTTTAGGAGTGAGAGCCATTGATGACAATACTTTAGAAATTGTACTAGAAAACCCTACTCCATATTTCTTAGAATATTTATCTGTGAGCAGTGCTTATTTTCCTGTGAGAAAAGACATTGTGGAAAAATATGGCGATGATTGGTCAAGAAACCCAGAAACATATATTGTAAATGGTGCTTATGTAATGACAGAGAGAAAAACCGATGAAAAAATTGTTATGAAAGTAAATACTAATTATTATGATAAAGACAGCATTGTTGCTAAGAAAATTAATGTTATTATAATGAGCGATTCAAACACTTCTCTTGCCGCTATAAAAACTGGAGATATACAATTTTCTGTAATTGAAGCTCCGCTTGGTGAAATATCTACTCTTATAAAAGAAAATTATATATTACAAGAGCCTGCTTATGGAATATATTTTTTAGAGATTAATTCACAAAAAGGAGTGCTTACAAATAAAAACATAAGAAAAGCTTTGGCATTAGCATTTGACAGAAACTATATAATATCAAACATTACAAAAATGAATCAAACTCCGGCATATGCATTTGTGCCTTATGGAATGAAAGACAGTACAGGCAAAGACTTTAGAGAAAATGGAAGCAATTATCTTGACCTTGGAAGCTACAGTGAAAACATAAAAGAAGCTAAAAGCCTTATGGAGTTATCAGGATATACAAATGGAGAAAATTTTCCTGTATTAGAGATAAGAACTACTCCGGGATATTTTACTTTAATATGTGAAGCTATGCAGGAGATGTATAAAGAAAATTTAGGAATAGATGTTACAATTAAATCTGAAGAATATAATGAAACATTTCAGGCTATGGTTGAGAAGAATTATGATTTAGCAAGAAGCGGCTGGACTGCAGACTATAGCGACCCTTTAGCTATGATTAGTTTTTTCTCGGAAGTAAGTGCTGTTAATCATAGCGGGTTTAGCAGTAAAGAGTTTAATGATTTATTAAAATTCTCTTCAAGCACAACGAATACAGAAGAGAGAATAAAAGCATTGCATGAAGCAGAAGATTTAATATTTGACTATATGCCAGTAATACCAATAATATACAGAATGGACCCATTTATGATTAATCCAAAATTAAAAGGGGCAATATTTAATCCGCTTGGAAGATACAGATTTCATTATGCATATTTAGAGCAATAA
- a CDS encoding type 1 glutamine amidotransferase domain-containing protein has translation MKALIITDNLFEDSELFYPYFRLIEEGVEVDIAALNKGEIKGEYFFKVEAKLDFSEVDPSNYKALIIPGGRAPEAIRGNENVKKIVKYFVDNNLTIGAICHGQQTLISAKVLEGKDATCYIAIKDDLINAKANYKDEKVVVCGNIITSRCPDDLPYFAKEIIKKLK, from the coding sequence ATGAAAGCATTAATTATTACAGATAATTTATTTGAAGATTCAGAATTATTTTACCCATATTTCAGACTTATAGAAGAGGGTGTGGAAGTTGATATAGCAGCTCTAAATAAAGGAGAAATTAAAGGAGAATATTTTTTCAAAGTTGAAGCTAAATTAGATTTTTCAGAAGTAGATCCTTCAAATTATAAGGCATTGATAATACCCGGAGGAAGAGCTCCTGAAGCTATAAGAGGCAATGAAAACGTTAAAAAAATAGTAAAATATTTTGTTGATAATAATCTTACTATAGGAGCTATTTGTCATGGACAGCAAACTTTAATATCTGCAAAAGTATTAGAAGGAAAAGATGCTACATGTTATATAGCCATAAAAGATGATTTAATCAATGCTAAAGCTAATTACAAAGATGAAAAAGTGGTAGTGTGCGGAAATATTATTACTTCAAGATGTCCTGACGATTTGCCATATTTTGCTAAAGAGATAATAAAGAAATTGAAGTAA
- a CDS encoding phospho-sugar mutase, giving the protein MEKNVQDRINSWLNGSYDEETKKEIKALLDAGNEKELTDAFYRDLEFGTGGLRGIMGVGTNRMNKYTVGVATQGLANYILKQGGGDYKVAIGYDSRNNSDVFSKAAAEILSSNGISVYLYDDIHPISLLSYAVRSLGCIAGIVVTASHNPKEYNGYKVYWTDGAQVIPPHDKNIIDEVLKVKPEEVKMGDASKVTLIGKDIEDKYMNDLMGYLVNPDIIKKHHDIKIVYTPIHGSGYKMVPMALRKAGFTNLTTLEGAQPPNGDFPTVESPNPENPEALQIAVNKAKEIGAELVMGTDPDCDRMGCALLTKDGSYMYLTGNQIGSIMAYYLITNKKNVKNPYIVKTIVTTELARAIADANNVKLYDVLTGFKWIADVIERTKDGTYLFGFEESFGYCINSNVRDKDGVSSCLMLAEVLAYCKDNNMTLADYLESIYEKYGYFYEETISITKKGADGAKAIADLMTYYRNNLPKEISGIEVVSISDYEKKEVYDNSGKKISDITLPKSNVLQYILSDKTKITIRPSGTEPKIKFYFEVCVKESKDKRLAVAKEKVANFKKFIKE; this is encoded by the coding sequence ATGGAAAAAAATGTACAAGATAGAATTAATTCTTGGCTTAACGGCTCTTATGATGAAGAAACAAAGAAAGAGATTAAAGCTTTATTAGATGCGGGTAATGAAAAAGAATTGACAGATGCTTTTTATAGAGATTTAGAGTTTGGTACAGGCGGATTAAGAGGCATAATGGGTGTTGGTACTAACAGAATGAATAAATATACTGTTGGTGTTGCTACTCAAGGTTTAGCAAACTACATACTTAAACAAGGCGGAGGTGATTATAAAGTTGCTATAGGTTATGATTCAAGAAACAATTCTGATGTATTTTCTAAAGCTGCAGCTGAGATACTTTCTTCAAATGGAATAAGCGTTTATTTATATGATGATATTCACCCTATTTCACTTCTTTCTTATGCTGTGAGAAGTTTAGGCTGTATTGCGGGAATTGTTGTTACTGCTAGTCATAACCCTAAAGAATATAATGGTTATAAAGTTTATTGGACTGACGGTGCTCAAGTTATTCCTCCTCATGATAAAAACATAATAGATGAAGTATTAAAAGTGAAACCTGAAGAAGTAAAAATGGGAGATGCTTCAAAGGTTACTCTTATAGGAAAAGATATTGAAGATAAATATATGAATGATTTAATGGGTTATTTAGTTAATCCTGATATCATTAAAAAGCATCATGACATAAAAATAGTTTACACTCCTATTCACGGTTCTGGTTACAAAATGGTTCCTATGGCTTTGAGAAAGGCAGGATTTACTAATTTAACAACTTTAGAAGGAGCTCAGCCTCCTAATGGAGATTTTCCTACAGTTGAATCACCTAACCCAGAAAACCCAGAAGCATTACAAATAGCTGTTAACAAGGCTAAAGAGATTGGTGCTGAACTTGTTATGGGTACTGACCCTGATTGTGATAGAATGGGTTGTGCTTTGCTTACTAAAGACGGAAGCTATATGTATCTTACTGGAAACCAAATAGGCTCTATTATGGCTTACTATCTCATTACAAATAAAAAGAATGTGAAAAATCCTTATATAGTAAAAACTATAGTTACTACTGAGCTTGCTAGGGCTATTGCTGATGCTAATAATGTTAAGCTTTATGATGTACTTACTGGTTTTAAATGGATTGCTGATGTTATAGAGAGAACAAAAGACGGAACTTATTTATTTGGTTTTGAAGAGAGTTTCGGATATTGTATTAACTCAAATGTACGCGATAAAGATGGTGTTAGTTCTTGTTTGATGCTTGCTGAAGTGCTTGCTTATTGTAAAGACAATAATATGACATTAGCTGATTATTTAGAGAGCATTTACGAAAAATATGGATATTTCTATGAAGAGACTATATCTATCACTAAAAAAGGTGCTGATGGAGCTAAGGCTATAGCTGATTTAATGACTTATTACAGAAACAATTTGCCTAAAGAGATTTCTGGTATTGAAGTTGTTAGTATAAGCGATTATGAGAAAAAAGAAGTTTATGACAATAGCGGCAAAAAAATAAGCGACATCACTCTTCCAAAATCTAATGTTCTTCAGTACATACTCTCTGATAAAACAAAAATTACTATAAGACCTTCTGGTACTGAACCAAAAATTAAATTCTATTTTGAAGTTTGCGTAAAAGAAAGCAAAGATAAGAGACTTGCAGTTGCTAAAGAAAAAGTAGCTAATTTTAAAAAGTTTATAAAAGAGTAA
- a CDS encoding leucine-rich repeat domain-containing protein, whose product MFKKLLFLFIIFILIISCRRATTRPTLDSIGSPPEDPNSPVIDVDPEPTPEPTPDPEFIIIATDSEEEIESKIQKYYEKHTKYAAFVEGSEEDIKQNNTLEKINTVITRNAYSEGISLDLSETTIIEIPDNSFYGNKYLSYVTLPETLTSIGNNVFGNAEKLIEINFPSALTKIGEGAFRSCINLREVDLQYTKITTLSPQIFAYCDNLSKVVFPEGLLTIENSAFSYCVSLEEITLPEYFRTIGTFVFAECTKLKKVNLNKNIKSIYHYAFYRCISLSSISLPSSLMELGIMGPEIFPDCTSLSDVEYLGTNPEAISCSGNVFDNSMPENLYLPNVEEPADPNMKEKWEKFLGYDWTDKIKYKQSIPIN is encoded by the coding sequence ATGTTTAAGAAGTTACTCTTTTTATTTATAATATTTATATTAATTATATCTTGCAGAAGGGCTACTACACGTCCTACTTTAGATTCTATAGGAAGTCCTCCAGAAGATCCAAATTCTCCTGTTATAGATGTAGATCCAGAGCCTACACCTGAACCTACACCAGATCCTGAATTTATTATAATAGCTACTGATAGTGAAGAAGAAATAGAAAGTAAAATTCAAAAATATTATGAAAAACATACAAAATATGCAGCTTTCGTTGAAGGCAGCGAAGAAGATATAAAACAAAATAATACTCTAGAAAAAATTAATACAGTTATAACTAGAAATGCTTATTCTGAAGGAATATCATTAGATTTAAGTGAAACTACCATTATAGAAATACCTGATAATTCATTTTATGGAAATAAATATTTATCTTATGTAACACTTCCTGAAACATTGACTAGTATAGGCAATAATGTTTTTGGAAATGCTGAGAAGTTAATAGAAATTAATTTTCCGTCTGCATTGACAAAAATAGGAGAAGGAGCATTTAGAAGTTGTATTAATTTAAGAGAAGTTGATTTACAATATACAAAAATAACTACATTATCTCCACAAATTTTTGCTTATTGTGATAATTTAAGTAAAGTAGTATTTCCTGAGGGATTATTAACTATAGAAAATAGTGCTTTTAGTTACTGTGTATCATTAGAGGAGATTACTTTACCAGAATATTTTAGAACCATAGGAACATTTGTTTTTGCTGAGTGTACAAAATTAAAAAAAGTAAATCTAAATAAAAATATTAAATCTATTTATCACTATGCTTTTTATAGATGTATTTCTCTTTCTAGTATATCTTTACCAAGCAGTTTGATGGAATTGGGTATAATGGGACCAGAAATATTTCCAGATTGTACTTCATTATCAGATGTTGAGTATTTAGGTACAAACCCTGAAGCTATAAGTTGTTCAGGCAATGTATTTGATAATTCTATGCCAGAAAATCTATATTTACCTAATGTAGAAGAGCCGGCAGATCCAAATATGAAAGAGAAATGGGAAAAATTCTTAGGATATGATTGGACTGATAAAATAAAATATAAACAATCTATACCTATTAATTAA
- a CDS encoding pseudouridine synthase produces MDNKTNKENVRLVKVILESGFASRRNCEKAIMSGRVRVNNQVILDPAYRVKESDSVSIDRNIIERQTKRYMALYKPLGVVSTTKYLPGRRIITEFFKGIKERLFYAGRLDSESRGIMIITNDGEFANIITHPSYEILKVYDVTVNGKIDSEALLNASKGITIKNVTYSPFKFKILSKGRVQSKIRLTINEGKNREIRKIFDYLGYKVIDLERISVGCVSKYDDVSGTLEAGHIRDLTKKEIEFFFKQKDKKLKEIESLFSNNIIENDEEFNEEDFLKESEKEIKKEEKKQHDKSKWAKAKPKKKRLSTKKSSTKKVTAKKTSSVKEKKLKTAKKPVSNKKSLKKNTKTSNKRGK; encoded by the coding sequence ATGGATAATAAAACAAATAAAGAAAATGTGAGACTTGTTAAGGTTATATTAGAATCTGGTTTTGCAAGCAGAAGAAATTGTGAGAAAGCCATAATGTCTGGAAGGGTGAGAGTAAATAATCAGGTAATATTAGACCCTGCTTATAGGGTAAAAGAGAGCGACTCTGTTTCAATAGATAGAAATATTATAGAAAGGCAAACTAAAAGGTATATGGCTTTATACAAACCTTTAGGGGTTGTTAGCACTACTAAATATTTACCGGGCAGAAGGATAATTACAGAGTTTTTTAAGGGTATTAAAGAGAGGCTTTTTTATGCTGGAAGGCTAGACTCTGAATCGCGTGGTATAATGATTATTACAAATGATGGTGAGTTTGCTAATATTATAACGCACCCATCTTATGAAATATTAAAAGTTTATGATGTTACGGTTAATGGAAAAATAGATTCTGAAGCTTTATTAAATGCAAGCAAAGGTATCACAATCAAAAATGTTACATATTCTCCTTTTAAGTTTAAAATACTTTCAAAAGGAAGAGTACAAAGTAAAATTCGTCTTACTATAAACGAGGGTAAAAATAGAGAGATAAGAAAGATATTTGATTATTTGGGTTATAAGGTTATTGATTTGGAGAGGATATCTGTTGGATGTGTGAGCAAATATGATGATGTATCTGGTACTTTAGAGGCTGGTCATATTAGAGATTTAACAAAAAAAGAGATAGAGTTTTTCTTTAAACAAAAAGATAAAAAACTCAAAGAGATAGAATCTTTATTTTCTAATAATATAATTGAAAATGATGAAGAGTTTAATGAAGAAGACTTTCTAAAAGAGAGTGAAAAAGAAATAAAAAAAGAAGAAAAAAAGCAGCATGATAAGTCTAAATGGGCTAAGGCTAAACCTAAGAAAAAGAGATTATCTACTAAGAAATCTTCTACTAAAAAAGTTACTGCTAAAAAAACTTCTTCTGTTAAAGAAAAGAAATTAAAAACAGCAAAAAAGCCTGTATCTAATAAAAAGTCATTAAAAAAGAATACAAAGACTTCAAACAAGAGAGGTAAATAA
- a CDS encoding OmpH family outer membrane protein, whose amino-acid sequence MKKYYIFGLMFLSFLVISVVSPRVFTQSYRLTKVGYVDLDRVVKEVTKDDVFVENLKLKMQEQNDNRDLAETNNTEINTNPRDNSLRGQVKRQVASSLLGIVKKEGYTLILERTEYAILYADRNFDITDAVIKDVKESVMKK is encoded by the coding sequence ATGAAAAAATATTATATTTTTGGCTTAATGTTTTTGTCTTTTTTGGTTATATCTGTAGTAAGTCCGAGAGTTTTTACTCAGTCATATAGGCTTACTAAGGTTGGTTATGTTGATTTGGATAGAGTTGTAAAAGAAGTTACTAAAGATGATGTTTTTGTTGAAAATCTAAAATTAAAAATGCAAGAGCAAAATGATAATAGAGATTTGGCTGAAACTAATAATACAGAAATTAATACTAATCCTAGAGATAATTCTTTAAGAGGACAAGTTAAAAGACAGGTAGCTTCATCACTTCTTGGTATAGTAAAAAAAGAGGGATACACTTTAATACTTGAGAGAACTGAGTATGCTATTCTTTATGCAGATAGAAATTTTGATATTACAGATGCTGTTATTAAAGATGTAAAAGAATCAGTTATGAAAAAGTAA
- the bamA gene encoding outer membrane protein assembly factor BamA yields MKFIKNRFIIFISISILFTAFLFLRAAESDFDNLQTSQNIAVYEGLTIKDIIVTGEVRLTEDQIKNNFPIKKGSKFARTEINNAIKSLFNTESFDRVAIDVTREDDGIILNIVVAERFIIKDIIYNGNKRLSRTALNDAIKPIMRVGDPYIPQKLNDAVNAIITNYQDKGYLKAYVEPKVTEDKAASDVVIEMNIVEGNEVKVSSIRFHGNTHFSANELKRQMSTKENGFLSLGKFNEFKFEEDKSKIVKYYADRGYYKAKVNNVQYTYQWRDPQVKNEQDLIIDIYITEGDKYYFGDIGFKGNFVIPSDVIQADIKAKKGALYNYTYHMADYQGIQNKYSEKGYIFRQVIPVISVNEENKIVNIMYDIVENDKAHIENITIAGNTKTKDFVIQRYIDIKPGEVFNSAKIQRVQERLYNTQFFDNINISVKPGSAEGLMELGLNVTDGKSAMVSGGGGFSTGSGFKIFASIRENNFLGRGLQLGLSGEFGQTQKRIAVNFAEPYLLNLPIYLGFDLSYFNESVNTGDQIGTDQFGLPKYSYYTRHGFEGIARVGYYFFDYYSTFLTFDTIVQQYQQWYDQGASDAGPDHVLNDIKKYLVHRINKKDGSFERWQSDWFTTFIVSYSLLRDSRNDYLNPTRGSFLRGTVDFYFNHTQLMRLNATGFLAVPATEWLSFAFYGEIGQIVAIPGLPIQNDADVLYYLNPFEDVRGWDTSKYTIFKHNRGLSTYDLPNENGQTDSWSYGRAKVRFFAELRIPIIPRTLGFVGFLDAGQLWLPHSTGLNFDGDAYNYPSQFMDIKDIFDPSQYMYSVGFGLRLTIPIFNIRFYFAKRFVYNKEDVGFGKGFQDFEGDTYSPLGKWLGRGWGIAFTMNHPFY; encoded by the coding sequence GTGAAATTTATAAAGAATCGTTTTATCATTTTTATTTCTATTTCTATACTTTTTACTGCTTTTTTATTTTTAAGGGCGGCTGAGAGTGATTTTGACAATTTACAAACTTCACAAAATATCGCTGTCTATGAGGGTCTTACCATTAAAGATATAATAGTTACAGGGGAAGTAAGACTTACTGAGGATCAAATAAAAAATAATTTCCCCATTAAGAAAGGAAGTAAATTCGCTAGAACTGAAATTAATAATGCTATAAAAAGTTTATTTAATACAGAATCTTTTGACAGGGTTGCTATAGATGTTACAAGAGAAGATGACGGGATTATACTTAATATAGTAGTAGCAGAGAGATTTATCATTAAAGATATAATATACAACGGCAATAAACGTTTAAGCAGGACTGCTTTAAATGATGCTATAAAACCTATAATGCGTGTGGGAGACCCTTATATACCGCAGAAGTTAAATGATGCTGTTAATGCTATAATCACAAACTATCAAGATAAAGGATATTTAAAGGCTTATGTTGAGCCTAAGGTTACTGAAGATAAAGCTGCTTCTGACGTTGTTATAGAGATGAATATTGTAGAGGGTAATGAGGTTAAGGTATCTAGCATTCGTTTTCATGGAAATACGCATTTCTCGGCTAATGAATTAAAGAGACAAATGTCTACAAAAGAAAATGGTTTCTTATCTTTGGGTAAGTTTAACGAGTTTAAGTTTGAAGAGGATAAGTCTAAGATAGTAAAGTATTATGCTGATAGGGGTTATTATAAGGCAAAGGTAAATAATGTTCAATATACTTATCAGTGGAGGGATCCGCAGGTAAAAAATGAGCAGGATTTGATTATAGATATTTACATAACAGAGGGTGATAAATATTATTTTGGAGATATTGGATTTAAAGGTAATTTTGTTATACCTTCTGATGTTATACAAGCAGATATAAAAGCTAAAAAGGGTGCTTTATATAATTATACTTATCATATGGCTGATTATCAAGGCATACAAAATAAATATTCTGAAAAGGGTTATATATTTAGGCAAGTTATACCTGTTATATCGGTTAATGAAGAGAACAAGATAGTTAATATAATGTATGATATAGTTGAAAACGATAAAGCCCACATAGAAAATATTACAATAGCCGGAAACACTAAAACTAAAGACTTTGTTATACAGAGATATATTGATATAAAACCGGGAGAAGTATTTAACTCTGCTAAAATACAGCGTGTACAAGAGAGATTATATAATACGCAATTCTTTGATAACATTAATATTAGCGTAAAACCCGGTTCTGCTGAAGGGCTTATGGAGCTTGGGCTTAATGTTACAGATGGTAAGTCTGCTATGGTATCTGGAGGAGGCGGTTTTTCTACTGGTTCTGGTTTTAAGATATTTGCTTCTATTAGAGAAAATAACTTCTTAGGGCGTGGCTTGCAATTAGGTTTAAGCGGTGAGTTTGGTCAGACTCAAAAGAGAATAGCAGTTAATTTTGCAGAGCCTTATTTGCTTAATTTGCCTATATATTTAGGTTTTGATTTATCTTACTTTAATGAAAGTGTTAATACAGGAGACCAAATAGGTACAGATCAATTTGGACTTCCTAAATATTCTTACTATACAAGGCATGGTTTTGAAGGTATTGCGAGAGTTGGTTATTATTTCTTTGACTACTACTCTACTTTCTTGACATTTGACACCATTGTACAGCAGTATCAGCAGTGGTATGATCAAGGAGCAAGCGATGCAGGACCTGATCACGTATTGAATGATATTAAAAAATATTTAGTTCATAGAATAAATAAAAAAGACGGAAGTTTTGAAAGATGGCAAAGTGATTGGTTTACAACATTTATAGTATCTTATTCGCTTCTTAGAGACAGCAGAAACGACTATCTTAACCCTACAAGGGGAAGTTTCTTAAGAGGTACAGTGGACTTCTACTTTAACCATACTCAATTAATGAGATTAAATGCTACAGGTTTCTTGGCTGTGCCTGCTACTGAATGGTTATCATTTGCATTCTATGGAGAGATTGGTCAGATTGTGGCTATTCCGGGACTTCCTATTCAAAACGATGCAGATGTACTTTATTATCTTAACCCATTTGAAGATGTTAGAGGTTGGGATACTTCTAAATATACTATATTTAAACATAATAGAGGCTTAAGTACTTATGACTTGCCTAATGAGAATGGTCAAACAGATTCTTGGAGTTATGGTAGGGCTAAAGTAAGATTCTTTGCTGAGCTTCGTATACCTATTATACCTAGAACTTTAGGATTTGTCGGCTTTCTTGATGCAGGTCAATTATGGCTTCCTCATTCTACAGGTCTTAATTTTGACGGAGATGCTTATAATTATCCTTCACAGTTTATGGATATTAAAGATATATTTGACCCTTCACAATATATGTATTCTGTAGGTTTTGGTTTGAGACTTACTATACCTATATTTAATATTAGATTTTATTTTGCTAAGAGATTTGTTTACAATAAAGAGGATGTTGGTTTTGGTAAGGGTTTCCAAGACTTTGAGGGTGATACTTATTCTCCTCTTGGTAAGTGGCTTGGAAGAGGCTGGGGAATTGCATTTACAATGAACCATCCATTCTATTAA
- the ispD gene encoding 2-C-methyl-D-erythritol 4-phosphate cytidylyltransferase, translating to MKNYNTLILLIAGQSRRFGGKVKKQFIKVDNKPIFIHALINMLKFKFDNIILVSSKDEIDNIKKCIEKENNINSKSKKVMHYIEGGSERVYSVYNAIKYLNENNIKTDYVFIHDGVRPLVTKKEILSLYNYILKNDAAILASKVTDTIKKVDGNKNITETIDRTYLYRAATPQAFNFNKYLIAINKYMNAKTKKLATDDAEIYSKYSGSVGIIECSSNNIKITNKEDLSIFKKLKDI from the coding sequence ATGAAGAATTATAATACATTAATTTTACTTATAGCAGGGCAGTCAAGAAGATTTGGCGGAAAGGTTAAAAAGCAATTTATTAAAGTTGATAATAAGCCAATATTTATACATGCTTTAATTAATATGTTAAAGTTTAAATTTGATAATATTATTTTAGTAAGTTCAAAAGATGAAATAGACAATATAAAAAAGTGTATAGAAAAAGAAAATAATATAAATAGTAAGAGTAAAAAAGTTATGCATTATATAGAAGGCGGAAGTGAGAGAGTTTATTCTGTTTATAATGCAATTAAATATTTAAATGAAAATAATATAAAAACTGATTATGTGTTTATTCATGATGGTGTAAGACCATTAGTAACCAAAAAAGAAATATTAAGTCTTTATAATTATATATTAAAAAATGATGCTGCAATATTAGCTTCTAAAGTAACAGACACTATAAAAAAAGTTGATGGTAATAAAAATATTACAGAAACAATAGATAGAACATATTTGTATAGAGCAGCCACCCCTCAAGCATTTAATTTTAATAAATACTTAATAGCTATCAATAAATATATGAATGCTAAAACAAAAAAACTTGCAACAGATGATGCCGAGATATATAGCAAGTACTCTGGAAGTGTTGGTATTATAGAATGCTCATCTAATAATATAAAAATAACCAATAAAGAAGATTTATCTATTTTTAAAAAACTAAAGGATATTTAA